The proteins below come from a single Azospirillum sp. B510 genomic window:
- a CDS encoding transketolase — MDTTPLGHNVPLSERAYRIRRNALLMGEVQGQGYIGQALDIADVLAVSYFHAMRYRPDDPHWEGRDRFLLSNGHYAIALYAALIEAGIVPADELETYGSDDSRLPMSGMAAYTPGMEMSGGSLGLGLGIAVGIGLGLKRKQSDNRVYTLFSDGELDEGSVWEAILSAAHYKLDNLIAIVDVNNQQADGPSTQVMAFEPLADKLEAFGWFVQRIDGNDLDAVVAAFDAAKSYREPKPRMIICDTRMGKGVPFLEAREKNHFIRVDAHEWQLALDALDAGRSA; from the coding sequence ATCGATACCACCCCGCTCGGCCACAATGTGCCGCTGAGCGAACGCGCCTACCGCATCCGCCGCAACGCCCTGCTGATGGGCGAGGTGCAGGGCCAGGGCTATATCGGCCAGGCGCTGGACATCGCCGACGTGCTGGCCGTGTCCTACTTCCACGCCATGCGCTACCGGCCCGACGACCCGCATTGGGAAGGGCGCGACCGCTTCCTGCTGTCGAACGGCCATTACGCCATCGCGCTGTACGCCGCCTTGATCGAGGCCGGCATCGTCCCGGCCGACGAGCTGGAGACCTACGGCAGCGATGACAGCCGCCTGCCGATGTCGGGCATGGCCGCCTACACGCCGGGCATGGAGATGTCGGGCGGATCGCTCGGCCTCGGGCTCGGCATCGCCGTCGGCATCGGGCTGGGGCTGAAGCGCAAGCAGTCCGACAACCGCGTCTACACGCTGTTCTCCGACGGCGAGCTGGACGAGGGGTCGGTGTGGGAGGCCATCCTGTCGGCCGCCCACTACAAGCTGGACAACCTGATCGCCATCGTCGACGTCAACAACCAGCAGGCCGACGGCCCATCGACCCAGGTGATGGCCTTCGAGCCGCTGGCCGACAAGCTGGAGGCCTTCGGCTGGTTCGTCCAGCGGATCGACGGTAACGATCTGGACGCTGTGGTCGCCGCCTTCGACGCCGCCAAGTCGTACCGCGAGCCGAAGCCGCGGATGATCATCTGCGACACCAGGATGGGCAAAGGCGTGCCCTTCCTCGAAGCCCGCGAAAAGAATCACTTCATCCGCGTGGACGCACACGAATGGCAGCTGGCGCTCGACGCGCTCGACGCCGGGAGGAGCGCATGA
- a CDS encoding SDR family NAD(P)-dependent oxidoreductase, whose protein sequence is MLLSNKVCVITGAASRRGIGRATAKLFALHGARAIILDLDGSQAAEAAAELGEAHRGLACDVTDREACFTAAARVVEEFGRIDVLVNNAGITQPLKLMDIGPKNYEAVTDVSLRGTLYMSQSVIPHMRERKSGSIVCISSVSAQRGGGIFGGPHYSAAKAGVLGLAKAMARELGPDNVRVNSVTPGLIQTDITGDKLTPELRLEILKGIPLNRLGDAEDVARSCLFLASELSSYVTGATLDVNGGMLIH, encoded by the coding sequence ATGCTGCTGTCCAACAAAGTCTGTGTGATCACCGGCGCCGCGTCGCGCCGCGGCATCGGCCGGGCTACCGCCAAGCTTTTCGCACTGCATGGCGCACGTGCGATCATCCTCGACCTGGACGGTTCCCAGGCGGCCGAGGCGGCTGCCGAACTGGGAGAGGCCCATCGCGGCCTCGCCTGCGACGTGACCGACCGGGAGGCCTGCTTCACCGCTGCCGCCCGCGTGGTGGAGGAGTTCGGCCGCATCGACGTGCTGGTCAACAATGCCGGCATCACCCAGCCGCTGAAGCTTATGGACATCGGCCCGAAGAACTACGAGGCGGTGACCGACGTCAGCCTGCGCGGCACCCTGTACATGAGCCAATCCGTCATTCCCCACATGCGCGAGCGCAAGTCCGGCTCCATCGTCTGCATCTCGTCGGTATCGGCGCAACGTGGGGGCGGCATTTTCGGCGGCCCGCATTACAGCGCCGCCAAGGCCGGCGTGCTGGGCCTCGCCAAGGCGATGGCGCGCGAACTCGGGCCGGACAACGTCCGCGTCAATTCGGTCACCCCCGGCCTGATCCAGACCGACATCACCGGGGACAAGCTGACCCCGGAGCTGCGGCTGGAGATCCTCAAGGGCATCCCGCTGAACCGCCTGGGCGATGCCGAGGACGTGGCCCGCTCCTGCCTGTTCCTGGCGTCGGAGTTGTCGTCCTATGTCACCGGGGCCACGCTCGACGTCAACGGCGGCATGCTGATCCACTGA
- a CDS encoding LysR substrate-binding domain-containing protein, whose protein sequence is MQRRVSIKALQAFEAAARLQSFATAAQDLGLTPSAISHQVKILEEQLGFPLFHRVHRSVTLTDAGRAYATEIIAAFARIDAATRNATTAGAGTTILTVRSMPSFATQWLMPRLNRVKELHPAIDIRLQASVSPIDLTTGAVDIDIRYNPGPPPAGCVMAQFPEDSIVPMCSPGLASGLNPIRRPQDLSRHMLIHSEVNIVGWRDWARRHRGVQLDMERGLRFDRSFMAINAAVNGMGVCLDSLLLARQELESGKLVIPFPTRPLKAQGHGFVTLKSSFDLPKVRLFRDWLLGELETCRQWEERYLVSLERAAMPPR, encoded by the coding sequence ATGCAAAGACGGGTTTCGATCAAGGCGCTCCAGGCTTTCGAGGCTGCCGCGAGATTGCAATCCTTCGCGACTGCGGCGCAGGATCTCGGTCTGACGCCATCGGCGATCAGCCATCAGGTGAAGATTCTGGAGGAGCAGCTGGGCTTTCCGCTGTTCCACCGCGTGCACCGTTCGGTGACGCTGACCGACGCCGGCCGGGCCTATGCCACGGAGATCATCGCCGCCTTCGCCCGTATCGATGCCGCCACGCGCAACGCCACCACCGCCGGGGCCGGAACCACGATCCTGACCGTGCGCTCGATGCCGAGCTTCGCCACGCAATGGTTGATGCCGCGCCTGAACCGCGTGAAGGAGTTGCATCCGGCCATCGATATCCGGCTCCAGGCCTCAGTCTCTCCCATCGACCTGACGACGGGGGCGGTCGACATCGACATCCGCTACAATCCGGGTCCGCCCCCGGCTGGCTGCGTGATGGCGCAGTTTCCGGAGGACAGCATAGTGCCGATGTGCTCCCCCGGCCTCGCCAGTGGCCTGAACCCAATCCGGCGGCCACAGGATCTGAGCCGCCATATGCTGATCCATTCGGAAGTCAACATTGTCGGCTGGCGCGACTGGGCGCGCCGGCACCGCGGCGTACAATTGGACATGGAGCGCGGCCTTCGCTTCGACCGGTCCTTCATGGCCATCAACGCCGCGGTGAACGGGATGGGGGTGTGCCTGGACAGCCTGCTGCTCGCTCGCCAGGAGCTTGAGTCCGGCAAGCTGGTCATCCCCTTTCCCACCCGTCCGCTCAAGGCGCAGGGGCACGGCTTCGTCACGCTGAAATCGTCCTTCGACCTGCCGAAGGTCCGCCTATTCCGTGACTGGCTGCTGGGAGAGCTGGAAACATGCCGTCAATGGGAGGAGCGTTATCTCGTTTCCCTGGAGAGAGCGGCGATGCCGCCACGATAA
- a CDS encoding transketolase family protein encodes MAAGARRARRREERMSTATTNTTAKPRLKTSAMIASIAAEGQRTKPAPFGHALVELAKQRPEIVGMTADLAKYTDLHIFAQANPDRFYQMGMAEQLLMGAASGLAHEGFMPFVTTYAVFASRRAYDFVHQTIAEENRNVKIVCALPGLTSGYGPSHQAAEDLALMRAMPNMVVIDPCDAHEIEQVVPAMAAHQGPVYMRLLRGNVPLVLDEYGYKFELGKAKLLRDGADVLIVSSGIMTMRALEVAKVLEAERIDVGVLHVPTIKPLDTETILSEAGRTGRMMVVAENHTVIGGLGEAVAGTLLRAGVAPAFRQIGLPDEFLKAGALPTLHDLYGISTDAMVASIKSWQ; translated from the coding sequence ATGGCAGCTGGCGCTCGACGCGCTCGACGCCGGGAGGAGCGCATGAGCACCGCCACCACCAACACCACCGCCAAGCCGCGCCTGAAGACGTCCGCCATGATCGCCTCGATCGCGGCGGAGGGGCAGCGCACCAAGCCGGCGCCCTTTGGTCATGCGCTGGTCGAGCTGGCGAAGCAGCGGCCGGAGATCGTCGGCATGACCGCCGACCTCGCCAAATACACCGACCTGCACATCTTCGCCCAGGCCAATCCCGACCGCTTCTATCAAATGGGAATGGCCGAACAGCTGCTGATGGGAGCGGCGTCGGGGTTGGCGCATGAGGGTTTCATGCCCTTCGTCACCACCTATGCGGTCTTCGCCTCGCGCCGGGCCTACGACTTCGTTCACCAGACGATCGCGGAGGAGAACCGCAACGTCAAGATCGTCTGCGCCCTGCCCGGCCTGACCTCCGGTTACGGCCCCAGCCATCAGGCCGCTGAGGACCTGGCGCTGATGCGCGCCATGCCGAACATGGTGGTGATCGATCCCTGCGACGCGCACGAGATCGAACAGGTGGTGCCGGCGATGGCGGCCCATCAGGGTCCGGTCTACATGCGCCTGCTGCGTGGCAACGTGCCGCTGGTTCTGGACGAGTACGGCTACAAGTTCGAACTCGGCAAGGCGAAGCTGCTGCGCGACGGCGCCGACGTGCTGATCGTGTCGTCGGGCATCATGACGATGCGGGCGCTGGAAGTGGCGAAGGTGCTGGAGGCCGAAAGGATCGACGTCGGCGTCCTGCACGTCCCCACCATCAAGCCGCTCGACACCGAGACCATCCTGTCCGAGGCCGGGCGGACCGGCCGCATGATGGTGGTGGCGGAGAACCACACCGTAATCGGCGGGCTGGGCGAGGCGGTGGCCGGCACGCTGCTGCGCGCCGGGGTCGCCCCGGCATTCCGCCAAATCGGCCTGCCGGACGAGTTCCTGAAGGCCGGCGCCCTGCCCACCCTGCACGACCTCTACGGCATCTCCACCGACGCGATGGTCGCCAGCATCAAGAGCTGGCAATAG